ATCACAAAAGATTTCCCTGCCGTTAATACGGGCGTGTCGTAATTATCAGAATAGTCTGTAGAATCAACTATGTAGGCTTGCGGTTGTTCGTAATCGACAACATCTTCCAATCTACACATTGACCAACCTCGTGGTAACTTCTGATAATGGGGGTTAGCCGTACATTATTATATTGTTACTGTACTCATTTAAATAAATGATGATATGGTAACAAAGTTCAAAACATTCCTTAGCAAGTCGGACTTGGCTAGGAACACCGTCAATTCTTATGTTTGGACGGTCAATTATTACCTTTCCACATACGGAGAGGTGAACAAGAAAAACCTCTTAGCCTACAAAGGCTATTTGGTAGAGCATTTCAAACCGCAGACTGTCAATCTTCGTCTGCAAGGTATTAACAAGTTCCTGGAGTTCTGCAAGCAAGACAAATTGAAAGTGAAGTTTGTCAAGGTGCAGCAAAAGAACTTTCTGGAGAACGTCATTAGCAACGCTGACTACAAATTCCTGAAAAGGAAGCTGAAGGAGGATGGCCATACTGAATGGTACTTCGTGGTATGGTTTATGGCAGCGACTGGTGCAAGGGTAAGCGAATTGTTGCAGATAAAAGCAGAGCATGTGGAAATGGGGTATCTCGACATCTATAGCAAAGGTGGCAAGTTGCGTCGTTTGTATATCCCGAAGTCTCTTTGTGTGGAAGCGAAAACATGGATAGAGAGTAGAAACATCAAATCTGGTTATCTGTTCCTCAATAAATATGGAGAACGGATAACAACTCGCGGAATATCACAGCAACTTAAACATTTTGCTCAGAAATATGGACTTGACAAAAAAGTAGTCTATCCTCATTCCTTCCGTCACCGTTTTGCTAAGAACTTCCTTGACCGTTACAATGATATTGCCCTCCTTGCTGACCTCATGGGGCATGAAAGTATTGAAACCACAAGAATCTACCTTCGAAAAACTGCAAGTGAACAACAGAAGATAGTAGACCGAATTGTAAATTGGTAAATCAACAAAGAGTCCCCGACAACATCTAAGCTGTTAGGGATTCTTTGATTTTATCAAGAGTATTGAAATATCTATCAATTTCTTCTACGATACGTTTTTGTTCATTTTGGGGAGGGAGAGGAATTAACAAATTATCCAAAACACCTATATATAGTTCTTTTTGGTTTGTTGACCCAGCCAAGTTGTCTTCAAGATAACGCTGAGTTCCTTTAGATGATAAATAAGCATGAATGTATTTTGATTCTATGCTGTCAAATGTCCTTATAACCGACACGTGCGAATCAGGAACGGCGAAAGGGTATGTTCCGAGACAGTCGCTGTGAAACACTCTTGTCCTGCCTACAGTTCCAGTGCCTGTTGAGTTCATAAGCACGTCACCTTCTCGCAACTTATATATATCATCCCATTTTGATAATGTGCTGGGATCCAAAAAGCGAGCCTGTTCAAGGGAAATATCTCCATTATACAAATTGCACTTTTGAGCGAAAACAGGATATTTCCGCTCTTCTGAATATTTGGGCGATTTACCTCGTGACAGGAAAGAACAAAGCGCTCCAAGCTTAATCCAGCACCAACTTTGAGGAATATCAAAGGGATAATGGGGGTTATCACAAGGAATTTCGATATTCGAGTTGATACGTTTAAGTAACTCAATGGCTGGTTCATCGGTTGGATCTTGTGATACCAATTCTCCACAAATAGCCATCCTCAACACTTCTTGTTTGGCTTTTGTAATGGTATTGATAATATCCTTCTTGTTGGATTCAATACTTTCAACTAAATGAAGCCAATAGTTTCCGGTTTCAACGATACGCTTTTGTTCTTCAATGGGAGGAATGGGAATATAAAACTGACCAAGTTTTTGAGAGTTTATGTTTGACTGGTTTACTCCATCTGTTTTAACAAAGTTGCACCAGTCCCTCTCATATTGACTATTCATCACCATATTCACATATTCACAATCCAAGAAAATAGGAGTCATACGAATAATGTAACCAGCATAAATAGATGGTACTTCGCCTCTATAGATCGCAGTTTTTCCAACCCATTCGCTACTATTAGTCCGATTAAACAGTATATCTCCTGCCTTTAATCGGAGTTTTTCAATATCTGCCTTATTAGAAGTGTAAACCAAATCAGAATAGTCAATAGTCCCTTTTCTTGTAATATTGCCCATTCTTAGAACAGCAATATCTCCAGAAGACTTTGATTTCTCTGATGTTCCGTATTGCAAAGATGGAGTGACTTCTTCTATTGTAGTCCATACCCAACTTTCAGGAATCTCGAAAGGCAGGTTCTCATAATGGGACGTATCGGAAGCAGACTTCTTGGAACGCTTAATCTTCCCTTCCTTGATTAAGCGTTCTTTTTCTGCCTTGATTCGTTCCAATAGTACAGATGCAGGCTCGTCATTAGGGTCTTGTGGAACCAACTTACCACGAATGGCAAGGTCGAGTATCTTTTGGCGAAGTTTCTTTGTGTCCATTAGCTTTCAAGATTTTCAAGAAGTTTCTCCAGTTCTGCAACAGCCTCAGTGATGTTGTTGCTTTTCTCTTTGATGATACTGATAAGCTCTGGCAACGAGAGATCTTCGCTCTCTTCACCTTGTTTTATCCAAGTAATATCAAGACTGGTCTTGTCACGTCCCAGCACCTCGTCGTATGTGAACTTACGCCAACGACCATCTGGATTGCTCTCTGCATGATAGGTTTCCTGACGATGGTGACGGTCATCGGGACGATAGCAATCCACAAAATCCTGAAGGTCAGTCTCGCGCAAAGGATTTTGTTTCAGCGTATGCTTGACATTGGTACGATAGTCGTAAATCCAGACCTCTTTAGTCTGGGCATTCTCTGAGGTGGGTTTCTTCTCAAAGAATAGCACATTAGCCTTTACACCCTGGGCATAGAACAATCCTGTAGGCAGACGGAGAATTGTATGCAGGTCGCAAGTCTTTAACAGGTTCTTGCGGATAGTTTCACCTGCACCACCTTCAAACAGTACGTTATCAGGAAGCACGACGGCAGCTGTTCCACCAACTTTCAGCAGCGATTTGATGTGTTGTAAGAAGTTCAATTGTTTATTGGACGTGGTAGCTATAAAGTCTGCCCTTACATAATTGTCTTGTGCTTTTTTGAGCTTTGTGACCATTTCACCAGTTTCCTTATCCTCTTCCTGTACCTCAATCGTCGTTGATGACTTCTTTCCGAAAGGAGGATTGGTCATCACATATTCACAAAGATCATTGTCACCAGGAGCAGAAGCAAGCGAATCTGCACACTTGATGGGAGGCACACCGCCAAACTCACCGATACCATGCAACAGCAAGTTCATCAGACAGAGTCGATAGGTGTTAGGAACAATCTCGGTTCCATAAAAAGTATGCAGTTTCAAGTCATCGGTCTGCTTGCCTGTCATCGTTGTGTATTTTCCTTGCAAAAAATCTTTAGCAGCAAGTAAGAAACCTCCAGAACCGCAGCATGGGTCTACGATGACCTTTCCAAGTTCGGGATTGACGCATTTTACAATGGTCTTAATCAGGGCACGAGGGGTGAAATACTGCCCTGCACCAGACTTAGTGTCCTGAGCAATACGTTCCAACAGGCTTTCATAGATGTCGCCTTTCACGTCTTCACTCAGGGAGTTCCATTGTGTGCCGTCAATCATC
This region of Prevotella sp. E13-27 genomic DNA includes:
- a CDS encoding restriction endonuclease subunit S, with the protein product MDTKKLRQKILDLAIRGKLVPQDPNDEPASVLLERIKAEKERLIKEGKIKRSKKSASDTSHYENLPFEIPESWVWTTIEEVTPSLQYGTSEKSKSSGDIAVLRMGNITRKGTIDYSDLVYTSNKADIEKLRLKAGDILFNRTNSSEWVGKTAIYRGEVPSIYAGYIIRMTPIFLDCEYVNMVMNSQYERDWCNFVKTDGVNQSNINSQKLGQFYIPIPPIEEQKRIVETGNYWLHLVESIESNKKDIINTITKAKQEVLRMAICGELVSQDPTDEPAIELLKRINSNIEIPCDNPHYPFDIPQSWCWIKLGALCSFLSRGKSPKYSEERKYPVFAQKCNLYNGDISLEQARFLDPSTLSKWDDIYKLREGDVLMNSTGTGTVGRTRVFHSDCLGTYPFAVPDSHVSVIRTFDSIESKYIHAYLSSKGTQRYLEDNLAGSTNQKELYIGVLDNLLIPLPPQNEQKRIVEEIDRYFNTLDKIKESLTA
- a CDS encoding class I SAM-dependent DNA methyltransferase, giving the protein MADSTISNKVWNIAGILFDGGVSNSDYLEQITYLLFLKMVDEDMKMPEELRWNNWRNLELPTDCDWSLLMSKSGEELKEHYGKILSLLSKKTGMIGEIYRGAQNKIQTPEHLRKVIQMIDGTQWNSLSEDVKGDIYESLLERIAQDTKSGAGQYFTPRALIKTIVKCVNPELGKVIVDPCCGSGGFLLAAKDFLQGKYTTMTGKQTDDLKLHTFYGTEIVPNTYRLCLMNLLLHGIGEFGGVPPIKCADSLASAPGDNDLCEYVMTNPPFGKKSSTTIEVQEEDKETGEMVTKLKKAQDNYVRADFIATTSNKQLNFLQHIKSLLKVGGTAAVVLPDNVLFEGGAGETIRKNLLKTCDLHTILRLPTGLFYAQGVKANVLFFEKKPTSENAQTKEVWIYDYRTNVKHTLKQNPLRETDLQDFVDCYRPDDRHHRQETYHAESNPDGRWRKFTYDEVLGRDKTSLDITWIKQGEESEDLSLPELISIIKEKSNNITEAVAELEKLLENLES
- a CDS encoding tyrosine-type recombinase/integrase yields the protein MVTKFKTFLSKSDLARNTVNSYVWTVNYYLSTYGEVNKKNLLAYKGYLVEHFKPQTVNLRLQGINKFLEFCKQDKLKVKFVKVQQKNFLENVISNADYKFLKRKLKEDGHTEWYFVVWFMAATGARVSELLQIKAEHVEMGYLDIYSKGGKLRRLYIPKSLCVEAKTWIESRNIKSGYLFLNKYGERITTRGISQQLKHFAQKYGLDKKVVYPHSFRHRFAKNFLDRYNDIALLADLMGHESIETTRIYLRKTASEQQKIVDRIVNW